One part of the Hydra vulgaris chromosome 01, alternate assembly HydraT2T_AEP genome encodes these proteins:
- the LOC136074606 gene encoding histone-lysine N-methyltransferase SETMAR-like: MFYIFFKTTGVVHLGYVEKGDTITSEYYIKNCLKPRICEINKQRPKTGTQSFKFLHNNAQPHVTKTVTNCLNQAGITIIRYPPYSPDLAPSDYWLFDLIKKNLVNDTDVESQKTRITKLLQSIPKEEYKKMFDKWLERMQLCIDNDGHYFEHLIK, from the coding sequence ATGTTCTACATCTTCTTCAAAACAACAGGTGTTGTTCATTTGGGTTATGTTGAAAAAGGAGACACCATTACTAgcgaatattatataaaaaattgtttgaaaccTCGTATATGCgaaataaataagcaaagaCCTAAAACAGGCACTCAAAGTTTCAAATTTCTCCATAATAACGCTCAACCCCATGTGACTAAAACCGTCACAAATTGTCTTAACCAAGCTGGAATTACAATAATTCGCTATCCACCATACTCACCAGACTTAGCACCATCCGATTATTGGCTATTtgacttgataaaaaaaaatcttgttaacGATACTGACGTCGAAAGTCAAAAAACTCGCATAACGAAGCTACTTCAAAGTATACCCAAAGaagagtataaaaaaatgtttgacaaATGGCTTGAAAGGATGCAACTTTGTATAGATAATGATGGacattattttgaacatttaataaaataa
- the LOC136074607 gene encoding protein GVQW3-like, whose amino-acid sequence MERFEYQAYIKTRALLGVSAQAITDELVLVYGDQAPKYSTVAKWATLFKDGRESLKDDPRSGHPQTTYTAESIKRVRAIIEENLHATHDKIEVLTLINSFTIHEIIHNALKKRKLTSRWIPHELTDQNRKNRVEACKEN is encoded by the coding sequence atggaaagatTTGAATATCAAGCATATATTAAAACTCGTGCTCTACTTGGAGTTTCAGCACAAGCCATAACCGATGAATTGGTTTTAGTTTATGGTGACCAAGCTCCGAAATACAGTACAGTTGCCAAGTGggctactttatttaaagatggtaGAGAGAGTCTCAAAGATGATCCTCGCTCCGGGCACCCTCAAACCACGTATACAGCTGAGAGTATTAAACGTGTGCGAGCCATTATTGAGGAAAATCTGCATGCAACACATGATAAAATTGAAGTCCTGACATTGATTAATAGTTTTACAATCCACGAAATCATTCACAACgcacttaaaaaaagaaaattaacatCACGTTGGATACCCCACGAGTTAACCGATCAAAATCGCAAGAATAGAGTTGAGGCATGTAAGGAAAATTAA